The proteins below come from a single Leifsonia sp. 1010 genomic window:
- a CDS encoding TMEM175 family protein, with amino-acid sequence MAVIRTERGLDRLVNFSDATVAIAITLLILPLVDQASKLGGKSFGDFLAENGWEIFAFVISFAVIARFWVVHHRMFESVRDYNSWVVWFNFLWLLAIVAIPFSANVLAESDGQRAEVYALYIGDMLVATIATRLIAEVLYRNPELLTEEARAQIDRTNGIAEASIMAVALVLAVLFPSINLFWLFLLFLSGPVHALLHRLVYGPSQTTA; translated from the coding sequence ATGGCGGTGATCAGGACGGAGCGCGGGCTCGACCGGCTCGTGAACTTCTCCGACGCGACGGTCGCGATCGCGATCACGCTGCTGATCCTGCCGCTCGTCGATCAGGCCTCGAAGCTGGGCGGCAAGTCGTTCGGCGACTTCCTCGCCGAGAACGGCTGGGAGATCTTCGCTTTCGTCATCTCGTTCGCGGTGATTGCGCGCTTCTGGGTCGTCCATCACCGCATGTTCGAGAGCGTGCGCGACTACAACTCCTGGGTCGTCTGGTTCAACTTCCTCTGGCTGCTCGCCATCGTCGCGATCCCGTTCAGCGCCAACGTTCTCGCCGAGTCCGATGGGCAGCGGGCGGAGGTCTACGCGCTCTACATCGGCGACATGCTCGTCGCGACGATCGCGACCCGGCTGATCGCCGAGGTGCTCTATCGCAACCCGGAGCTGCTCACCGAGGAGGCGCGGGCGCAGATCGACCGCACCAACGGCATCGCCGAGGCGAGCATCATGGCCGTCGCCCTCGTGCTCGCCGTGCTGTTCCCGAGCATCAACCTGTTCTGGCTGTTCCTGCTCTTCCTGTCGGGCCCCGTGCACGCCCTTCTCCACAGGCTGGTGTACGGCCCTTCCCAGACGACAGCCTGA
- a CDS encoding response regulator transcription factor, whose amino-acid sequence MIRIVLADDHPVVREGIRGMLQGYDDIEVVGQAGSGPEAVDLVAALSPDLVLMDLRMPGGDGVSATRAIASAHPATRVVVLTTYETDQDILRAIEAGASGYLLKDIAPAELARSVRSAAAGETVLATSAATALLGRVQGRRADPALSAQEVKVLRFAADGLTNAAIGARLFIGEATVKTYLSRAYEKLGVSDRTSAVRRALELGLLD is encoded by the coding sequence GTGATCCGCATCGTGCTGGCCGACGACCACCCCGTGGTGCGTGAGGGAATCCGGGGGATGCTGCAGGGCTACGATGATATCGAGGTGGTCGGTCAGGCCGGGAGCGGGCCGGAGGCCGTCGACCTCGTGGCCGCGCTGAGCCCGGATCTCGTGCTGATGGACCTGCGCATGCCCGGCGGCGACGGGGTCTCGGCGACGCGCGCGATCGCGTCCGCGCATCCCGCGACCCGCGTTGTGGTCCTGACGACCTACGAGACGGACCAGGACATCCTGCGCGCCATCGAGGCGGGTGCGAGCGGATACCTGCTGAAGGACATCGCCCCGGCGGAGCTGGCGCGTTCCGTGCGTTCTGCCGCGGCGGGGGAGACGGTGCTCGCGACCTCGGCCGCCACGGCGCTGCTGGGACGGGTGCAGGGCCGGCGGGCCGATCCGGCTCTGTCCGCCCAGGAGGTGAAGGTGCTGCGGTTCGCCGCCGACGGCCTCACCAACGCGGCGATCGGCGCGCGGCTTTTCATCGGCGAGGCGACCGTCAAGACGTACCTCAGCCGCGCTTACGAGAAGCTGGGCGTCTCGGACCGCACATCCGCGGTGCGCCGCGCCCTCGAACTGGGCCTCCTCGACTGA
- a CDS encoding sensor histidine kinase, producing the protein MAERADDRWFGDWIGYSAAATLASVLLILANPITGWPRTIASAVLVLALFPIYWFLARPSRAGVRSDSWRAWLYVGIATAVYFVAYGFNNWANIALFIVSPQFFLVLSAVPAAVAIVVINLGGVLVRWLVGDLEPGDVAGTLGLTVLVIAVSVYFSNRITAVTKESRERGLLIQRLREQQREIAELSEQQGAAAERERIAREMHDTLAQGFTSIVTLGHAVQGELDSDPATARRHIELMTDTAQENLQESRRIIAALTPGRLAESTLEQALGRVAGRFEEEAGVPVAFGVTGDPRPAPPALEVVALRVFQEALANVRKHAAAGSVDASLAYEPDALVLTVHDDGRGFDASAPRDGYGLDGMQARVREAGGTFALTTAFGEGTLLTVRLPAPIEEVP; encoded by the coding sequence GTGGCAGAGCGCGCGGACGACCGCTGGTTCGGGGACTGGATCGGGTACTCCGCCGCCGCCACGCTGGCGTCGGTGCTGCTGATCCTGGCGAATCCGATCACCGGCTGGCCGCGGACGATCGCCTCGGCCGTCCTCGTCCTGGCGCTCTTCCCGATCTACTGGTTCCTGGCGCGGCCGAGCCGCGCCGGAGTGCGCAGCGACAGCTGGCGGGCGTGGCTGTACGTCGGCATCGCGACCGCGGTCTACTTTGTCGCCTACGGTTTCAACAACTGGGCCAACATCGCGCTGTTCATCGTCTCGCCGCAGTTCTTCCTCGTGCTCTCGGCCGTGCCCGCAGCCGTCGCCATCGTCGTCATCAATCTCGGCGGGGTGCTCGTCCGCTGGCTGGTGGGCGACCTGGAGCCGGGGGATGTGGCGGGCACGCTCGGTTTGACCGTGCTGGTGATCGCGGTGTCCGTCTACTTCAGCAACCGCATCACCGCCGTGACGAAGGAGAGCCGCGAACGCGGGCTCCTCATCCAGCGGCTGCGCGAGCAGCAGCGCGAGATCGCCGAGCTGTCGGAGCAACAGGGAGCGGCGGCCGAGCGCGAGCGGATCGCCCGCGAGATGCACGACACGCTCGCGCAGGGCTTCACCAGCATCGTCACCTTGGGCCATGCGGTGCAGGGCGAGCTCGACTCCGACCCGGCGACCGCTCGGCGGCACATCGAGCTGATGACCGATACGGCGCAGGAGAACCTGCAGGAGTCGCGGCGCATCATCGCCGCCCTGACGCCGGGTCGGCTGGCCGAGTCGACGCTGGAACAGGCGCTGGGGCGGGTGGCCGGCCGGTTCGAGGAGGAGGCCGGCGTGCCTGTCGCTTTCGGCGTCACCGGTGACCCGCGGCCGGCCCCGCCCGCCCTCGAAGTGGTCGCGCTCCGCGTGTTCCAGGAGGCGCTCGCCAACGTGCGCAAGCACGCCGCTGCTGGTTCGGTGGATGCGTCCCTCGCCTACGAGCCCGACGCCCTGGTGCTCACGGTGCACGACGACGGGCGCGGGTTCGACGCGTCGGCTCCGCGCGACGGATACGGCCTCGACGGGATGCAGGCCCGCGTCCGGGAAGCAGGGGGCACGTTCGCGCTGACCACGGCTTTCGGCGAGGGGACGCTGCTGACCGTCCGGCTTCCCGCCCCGATCGAGGAGGTGCCGTGA
- a CDS encoding MFS transporter: MKSSTLALTGLIFAVSMTTIDQTIVALSAPSIQQNLGLTHDGMQWAVNVYLLTTAAFFLLGGRIADVVGHKRMALVGIAGFGITSLLCGLAPTGDLAEPWLVTARALQGVSGAIMFPAAIGIVVEGFARESRGRAMAIFFAITGAMTALGPIAGGYLTIWTWRAIFWVNVPIALAAFVIVAVAARPSVRRRERIDWLGAAIVAAGMGLIVFGLQQASPWGWGSPAVIASLVVGAALLVVFVLVQRRIAQPLIRIAAFRDRGFMLSTVATLFASIAFISTFFFLSVYGQVSLQLSAAETGLLFLKFFIGFVVASRIGSVRFDKSGARLVVLFGGVIGAFGFGWLAVSVTDLSIHADAFFNPQTWPIVVAGAGIGLMFSPVSTDAVNRAIGASYGEVSAITQTMKNFGGALGLAVFTTVVTSRLTDLLTDSFAKFGGSAADAQTAVERISGASDSGDGMSNLSQAIQEQIMHAVRVDYASAVQWAFWGMAAAMAIVAVVGLFYPAGRTSLPESDAPSEPAQRAATV; this comes from the coding sequence ATGAAGTCGTCAACCCTGGCCCTCACCGGGCTCATCTTCGCCGTCTCGATGACGACGATCGACCAGACGATCGTCGCCCTCTCGGCGCCCAGCATCCAGCAGAACCTGGGGCTCACCCACGACGGGATGCAGTGGGCCGTCAACGTCTACCTCCTGACTACCGCCGCCTTCTTCCTTCTGGGCGGCCGCATCGCCGACGTCGTCGGGCACAAGCGCATGGCCCTGGTCGGCATCGCCGGCTTCGGCATCACGTCGCTGCTCTGCGGCCTGGCGCCCACGGGTGACCTGGCCGAGCCGTGGCTGGTGACGGCGCGCGCGTTGCAGGGCGTGAGCGGGGCGATCATGTTCCCTGCTGCCATCGGCATCGTCGTCGAGGGCTTCGCCCGCGAGAGCCGCGGCCGGGCCATGGCGATCTTCTTCGCCATCACCGGCGCCATGACCGCCCTTGGACCGATCGCCGGCGGTTACCTGACCATCTGGACCTGGCGAGCCATCTTCTGGGTCAACGTCCCGATCGCCCTCGCCGCGTTCGTCATCGTCGCCGTCGCGGCGCGGCCGTCCGTCCGGCGCCGTGAGCGCATCGACTGGCTCGGCGCGGCGATCGTCGCCGCCGGGATGGGCCTGATCGTGTTCGGCCTGCAGCAGGCGAGCCCATGGGGATGGGGCAGCCCGGCCGTCATCGCCTCCCTCGTCGTCGGCGCCGCGCTGCTCGTGGTATTCGTCCTCGTGCAGCGGCGGATCGCGCAGCCGCTCATCCGCATCGCCGCGTTCCGCGACCGCGGGTTCATGCTGTCGACCGTGGCGACGCTGTTCGCCTCCATCGCGTTCATCAGCACCTTCTTCTTCCTCAGCGTCTACGGCCAGGTGTCACTGCAGCTGTCCGCCGCGGAGACGGGGCTGCTGTTCCTGAAGTTCTTCATCGGGTTCGTCGTGGCGAGTCGCATCGGCTCGGTGCGCTTCGACAAGAGCGGCGCCCGCCTGGTGGTGCTGTTCGGCGGAGTGATCGGGGCGTTCGGCTTCGGGTGGCTGGCGGTCAGCGTGACCGATCTGAGCATCCACGCCGACGCGTTCTTCAACCCGCAGACCTGGCCGATCGTGGTGGCCGGCGCCGGTATCGGGCTCATGTTCAGCCCGGTCTCGACGGACGCCGTGAACCGCGCGATCGGCGCGAGCTACGGCGAGGTGAGCGCCATCACGCAGACCATGAAGAACTTCGGCGGCGCGCTCGGTCTGGCGGTGTTCACCACGGTGGTCACCTCGCGACTGACCGACCTGCTGACCGACTCGTTCGCGAAGTTCGGCGGATCGGCCGCGGACGCGCAGACCGCGGTGGAGCGGATCAGCGGCGCCTCGGACTCCGGTGACGGGATGTCGAACCTGTCCCAGGCCATCCAGGAGCAGATCATGCACGCGGTACGGGTCGACTACGCCTCCGCCGTGCAGTGGGCGTTTTGGGGCATGGCCGCGGCGATGGCGATCGTCGCCGTGGTGGGCCTCTTCTATCCAGCGGGCCGCACGTCCCTCCCGGAGTCGGACGCCCCGTCCGAGCCGGCCCAGCGAGCGGCTACAGTCTGA
- a CDS encoding TetR/AcrR family transcriptional regulator C-terminal domain-containing protein, whose translation MSRDAAAPRQTLTTSRVIAAAVELADREGLDGLSMRELGQRLGVVPMALYKHVANKDDLLDGMVDTVWAEVEAPSPELGWRDAMRRRSISLRDALLRHRWAVGLLEARMRPGPANLSQHNAMMGCLRTAGFTFRTTVHVTSALDAYVYGFALQEKTLPFGTPEESGDAAAAKLDATPPELAQQFPHLLEVVSELARAGYDYDEAFLTGLDLILDGVERLRPEWIAAD comes from the coding sequence ATGTCAAGAGACGCCGCGGCACCCCGGCAGACGTTGACCACGTCCCGGGTGATCGCCGCCGCCGTCGAGCTGGCCGACCGCGAGGGACTCGACGGCCTGAGCATGCGCGAACTGGGGCAGCGCCTCGGCGTCGTCCCGATGGCGTTGTACAAGCACGTCGCCAACAAGGACGACCTGCTCGACGGCATGGTCGACACCGTGTGGGCGGAGGTCGAGGCTCCCTCGCCCGAACTCGGCTGGCGCGACGCGATGCGCCGCCGCTCCATCTCTCTGCGCGACGCGCTCCTTCGGCACCGCTGGGCGGTGGGGCTCCTGGAGGCCCGGATGCGTCCGGGCCCGGCGAACCTCAGCCAGCACAACGCGATGATGGGCTGCCTGCGCACCGCCGGCTTCACGTTCCGCACGACGGTGCACGTCACGTCGGCCCTCGACGCCTACGTGTACGGCTTCGCGCTGCAGGAGAAGACGCTCCCGTTCGGCACACCCGAGGAGTCGGGGGATGCGGCCGCCGCCAAGCTCGACGCCACCCCTCCGGAGCTGGCGCAGCAGTTCCCGCACCTGCTCGAGGTGGTCTCCGAGCTCGCCCGCGCCGGGTACGACTACGACGAGGCGTTCCTCACCGGCCTCGACCTCATCCTCGACGGCGTGGAGCGCCTGCGCCCGGAGTGGATCGCGGCCGACTGA
- a CDS encoding DUF4386 domain-containing protein yields the protein MKVYAVHLVFREDIMDPDRRRSLLAGVLFLLTFATSIPGALLYGPVLNDPRFVLGSGSATPVLAGALLEIALVIANLGTALVLYPVLRRTSPSLALAYVVARVMESTLIAVGILSLLSVVTLRETDGGAAGSAVVVAHALVALHGWTFLLGPGFVVGIGNGLMLGWMLHRAGLVPRGWAWVGMIGGPLVSLSGVAVLFGVWDQVSPWSAVLTLPEIVWELFLGIYLTVHGFHRRAAQTVPGPAVRVPATS from the coding sequence ATGAAGGTGTACGCCGTACACCTCGTCTTCCGAGAGGACATCATGGACCCGGACCGTCGCCGCTCGCTCCTCGCGGGCGTGCTCTTCCTGCTCACCTTCGCCACCTCCATCCCCGGCGCTCTGCTCTACGGACCGGTGCTGAACGACCCGCGCTTCGTGCTCGGCTCTGGGTCGGCGACACCGGTGCTCGCGGGCGCTCTGCTCGAGATCGCGTTGGTCATCGCCAACCTGGGCACGGCTCTCGTGCTCTATCCGGTGCTCCGGCGGACCAGCCCGTCGCTGGCGCTCGCCTACGTCGTCGCCCGGGTGATGGAGTCGACGCTGATCGCGGTCGGGATCCTCAGTCTGCTCTCCGTGGTGACGCTGCGCGAAACCGATGGTGGCGCGGCGGGGTCGGCCGTCGTCGTGGCGCATGCGCTCGTCGCGCTGCACGGCTGGACGTTCCTCCTCGGGCCCGGCTTCGTCGTCGGCATCGGCAACGGCCTGATGCTGGGCTGGATGCTGCACCGGGCCGGACTCGTGCCCCGCGGCTGGGCGTGGGTCGGCATGATCGGCGGGCCGCTGGTGTCACTGTCCGGCGTCGCCGTGCTCTTCGGCGTCTGGGATCAGGTGTCGCCGTGGTCGGCGGTGCTCACGCTGCCCGAGATCGTGTGGGAGCTGTTCCTCGGCATCTACCTGACCGTCCACGGGTTCCACCGGCGGGCAGCGCAGACCGTGCCGGGGCCGGCGGTCAGAGTCCCAGCGACTTCTTGA
- the csrA gene encoding carbon storage regulator CsrA, with the protein MLVLTRKAGERVLIGDDIVVTILEARGDGVRIGIDAPRGIRIQRDEVVKAVTEANQEATERAAGTDDAEALIKKSLGL; encoded by the coding sequence GTATTGACGCGCAAGGCGGGGGAGCGGGTGCTCATCGGCGACGACATCGTCGTGACGATCCTCGAAGCGCGTGGTGACGGCGTGCGGATCGGCATCGACGCTCCGCGCGGCATCCGCATCCAGCGCGACGAGGTCGTCAAGGCCGTGACCGAGGCCAACCAGGAGGCGACCGAGCGCGCCGCCGGCACCGACGACGCCGAGGCGCTGATCAAGAAGTCGCTGGGACTCTGA